A region from the Drosophila ananassae strain 14024-0371.13 chromosome 2L, ASM1763931v2, whole genome shotgun sequence genome encodes:
- the LOC6494556 gene encoding pinin: MVNDSGLSTVDDLEQKLSTAKQSLLILNENIRRFSGRQLRTEKYKYTQDGKKIDNNGDRERERDRQFPRNGPAGAFKDKRRLFDTKAAPRFPVEENMDGRPPRINSRVIRELPSKKEVVEAQGTDSESRARNRRMFGSLLGTLQKFCQEESRLKSKEDKKAEIEKKVEKQELQERALLRKERETLFLDRKRKQFEIRRLEYKMARLKDFKTWEATMAYSKHHIRTITKPQLFYRPKTHTAKTEKLLNKSKNDADIFIECRREELEAELRNLESMSFMKMDEDNGMDDSFFDEPDDDDQLGGPIDKAKLYGK; encoded by the exons ATGGTTAATGACTCGGGTCTATCGACAGTAGATGACTTGGAGCAAAAACTAAGCACCGCCAAACAATCCCTGCTAATATTAAATGAGAACATTCGGCGCTTCTCCGGCCGCCAGTTGAG GACGGAGAAATACAAATACACGCAAGATGGAAAGAAGATCGACAATAATGGAGACAGGGAGAGGGAACGTGACCGACAGTTTCCACGAAACGGACCGGCAGGTGCCTTTAAAGACAAACGGAGGCTGTTTGATACCAAAGCGGCGCCCCGCTTTCCCGTCGAAGAAAACATGGACGGACGGCCGCCGAGGATAAACTCCAGAGTAATCAGAGAACTGCCATCCAAAAAGGAAGTGGTCGAAGCTCAGGGAACGGATTCAGAGTCAAGAGCTCGGAACCGTCGCATGTTCGGATCCCTGCTGGGGACGCTGCAGAAGTTCTGCCAGGAAGAGTCTCGTCTCAAAAGCAAGGAGGATAAAAAGGCCGAAATTGAAAAGAAGGTAGAGAAACAAGAGCTACAAGAAAGAGCCTTGCTTAGAAAAGAGCGAGAGACTTTGTTTCTGGATAGGAAACGAAAGCAATTTGAAATAAGAAGGTTGGAATACAAAATGGCCAGGCTGAAGGACTTTAAAACATGGGAGGCAACCATGGCCTATTCCAAACACCATATAAGAACAATAACCAAGCCGCAACTATTTTATCGGCCGAAAACGCATACAGCCAAAACTGAAAAGTTGCTgaacaaaagcaaaaatgaTGCCGATATCTTTATAGAATGCAGGCGGGAGGAATTGGAAGCTGAATTGAGAAACTTGGAGAGCATGAGTTTCATGAAGATGGATGAGGACAATGGCATGGACGACAGCTTCTTTGATGAGCCCGACGATGATGACCAATTAGGAGGACCCATTGATAAGG CTAAATTGTATGGTAAATGA